Proteins encoded together in one Lathyrus oleraceus cultivar Zhongwan6 chromosome 5, CAAS_Psat_ZW6_1.0, whole genome shotgun sequence window:
- the LOC127081284 gene encoding uncharacterized protein LOC127081284, producing the protein MGYQQITKFYELVNKSKIYDEDSRESAAHYKSLHDKKGKGQFRGKPYDGKKKAGDGKKPSGGGSHTPVKCFRCGVEGHRAPECPKGDVTCFKCGKQGHKSFDCRVGSNVTCYNYGEQGHINTKCNKTKKEQAKGKVFALSGADTSVEERLIQGTCFINNMPLIAIIDTSATHSFISLDCAKRLNLELSVMRGSMVIDRGMHGSKSKPN; encoded by the coding sequence ATGGGTTACCAACAGATTACGAAATTTTAtgagttggttaacaagagtaAGATCTATGATGAGGATAGCCGTGAGAGTGCTGCTCATTACAAATCCTTACATGATAAGAAAGGAAAAGGGCAATTCCGAGGGAAGCCGTATGATGGTAAGAAGAAAGCTGGTGatggcaagaagccaagtgggggaggtTCTCACACTCCTGTCAAGTGCTTCAGATGTGGTGTTGAGGGACATCGTGCTCCCGAGTGTCCTAAGGGAGACGTGACttgtttcaagtgtggcaagcAAGGTCACAAATCTTTTGATTGCAGAGTTGGTTCGAATGTGACTTGTTACAACTATGGTGAGCAAGGGCATATTAATACCAAGTGCAACAAGACGAAGAAGGAGCAAGCCAAAGGGAAagtgtttgcattgtctggtgctGATACTTCGGTGGAGGAGAGATTGATtcaaggtacgtgctttattaataATATGCCTTTGATTGCTATTATTGATACCAGTGCTACACATTCTTTtatttctttggattgtgctaagagattGAATCTTGAATTATCTGTTATGCGTGGAAGCATGGTTATCGATAGGGGTATGCATGGTTCAAAATCCAAACCAAATTGA
- the LOC127081286 gene encoding uncharacterized protein LOC127081286 yields the protein MSLACEETSFRVKLGMLKLTSGVLDEIQEGQKSDLVLVDRLTLINQGKCGDFQIDENDIMRCHDRFCVPDVSDLRKRILGEGHRCGLSIHLGATKMYQDLRKLFWWPGMKKEIAEFVYSCLICQKSKIEHQKPSGLLQPLSIPEWKWDSIFMDFISSLPRTLSNCESIWVIMDRLMKSAHFIPIRMDYPMKRLAKLYIEKIVSLHGIPSRNVLYRDVRFSLKFWEGLTPTGRALKSRKLMPRFIGSYHISKKVGDVAYRITLPPSLANLHDVFHVSQLRRYIEDPSHVVQLDDVEVRDNLTVETLPMRIEDREVKQLRGKEIALVKVVWGGPAGRNVTWELESQMRDSYPELFA from the exons ATGAGTTTGGCTTGTGAAGAGACTTCTTTTAGAGTgaagcttggtatgttgaagcttactAGTGGAGTTTTGGATGAGATTCAAGAAGGTCAGAAATCTGATTTGGTTTTGGTAGATCGATTGACGTTGATCAATCAAGGTAAATGTGGTGATTTTCAAATTGATGAGAATGATATCATGAGGTGTCATGATAGATTTTGTGTTCCCGATGTTtcggatttgagaaagaggattcttggTGAAGGACATCGTtgtggtttgagtattcatcttggtgctactaagatgtatcaagatttgaGGAAATTGTTTTGGTGGCCTGGTATGAAGAAAGAGATTGCGGAATTTGTGTATTCGTGTTTAATTTGTCAGAAatcgaagattgagcatcagaagccatCTGGTTTGTTACAACCGTTATCTATTCCtgaatggaaatgggatagtattttTATGGATTTTATTTCTAGTTTACCTAGAACTCTGAGTAATTGTGAATCTATTTGGGTTATTATGGACAGGTTGATGAAATCTGCTCACTTtattccgattagaatggattatccgaTGAAGAGGCTTGCAaagttgtatattgagaaaattgtcagtttgcatggtattccgtctagaAATGTGTTATATAGGGATGTGAGGTTTAGTTtgaaattttgggaag ggcttacaccaacaggtaGAGCattgaagtcgcgtaagttgatGCCGCGTTTTATTGGTTCATATCATATTTCTAAGAAAGTAGGTGATGTGGCTTATCGAATTACGTTGCCGCCATCACTTGCTAATCTCCATGATGTGTTTCACGTGTCTCAACTGAGGAGATACATTGaggatccttcgcatgttgtcCAATTAGATGATGTTGAGGTTAGAGATAATTTGACCGTGGAGACATTACCTATGCGGATAGAAGATAGAGAGGTGAAACAACTCCGTGGTAAAGAGATCGCTTTGGTGAAAGTCGTTTGGGGAGGACCGGCTGGTCGAAATGTGACGTGGGAGCTTGAGAGTCAGATGAGGGATTCATATCCCGAATTGTTTGCTTGA